The following proteins are encoded in a genomic region of Penaeus chinensis breed Huanghai No. 1 chromosome 10, ASM1920278v2, whole genome shotgun sequence:
- the LOC125029974 gene encoding carboxypeptidase B-like, producing MTVLALSLVILTSVASAAKAQTSTHHEALRGHQIWQLPGDVGPVALELLQKGLLDVLARSGTSRKVRVPPQFLEEARRILQERGVAHEILTEDLATFLENHERQTKRSTNSESCDPNACPRPFRDNYMTFEQMEWFLKQLCERSPRASLASIGKTNENRDIWMVRLRLEDPEEDSEEDAEAASAVWIEAGIHAREWISSAVALHLLETLLRDGGDVGNFDVHVVPMANPDGYEYSRMHNRLWRKNRRTTSKADCAGVDLNRNWSFQYGAGASENECSEVFMGTEPFSEPETKALRDAMTRVKDQLKLVLCLHSYGQQLLYPWGYSTMDVAPHTDDLVREGKVFAEAAQYSDNTSYAVVNAASGLYVASGTTSDWSLGALGVKYSYTLELRDEGEQGFLLDPSNIVPCTEEVRAGLQALLKKII from the exons ATGACGGTGTTGGCGCTGTCCCTCGTTATCCTGACCTCGGTCGCGTCCGCAGCGAAAGCCCAGACATCGACTCATCATGAGGCTCTCCGTGGTCATCAG ATATGGCAGCTCCCCGGCGACGTAGGCCCCGTGGCCCTGGAGCTCCTGCAGAAGGGTTTGCTCGACGTCCTGGCTCGTTCTGGGACCTCCAGGAAAGTCCGCGTCCCCCCCCAGTTCCTTGAGGAAGCTCGGAGGATCCTGCAGGAGAGAGGCGTTGCTCACGAGATCCTGACTGAAGACCTGGCCACGTTCTTAGAG AACCATGAGCGTCAAACCAAAAGGTCAACGAACTCGGAATCCTGCGATCCGAACGCGTGCCCGAGGCCCTTCAGGGACAACTATATGACCTTCGAACAA ATGGAATGGTTCCTCAAGCAACTGTGCGAGCGCAGCCCccgcgcctccctcgcctccatcGGGAAGACGAACGAGAACAGAGACATCTGGATGGTCCGCCTCCGCCTCGAGGACCCCGAGGAGGACTCCGAGGAGGACGCCGAGGCAGCCAGCGCCGTCTGGATCGAGGCAG GTATACACGCGCGAGAGTGGATTTCTTCGGCAGTGGCTTTGCACCTCCTGGAGACGCTGCTGCGGGATGGCGGCGACGTCGGCAACTTCGATGTGCATGTGGTCCCGATGGCCAATCCCGACGGCTATGAGTACAGTCGCATGCACAACCGGTTATGGCGTAAGAACCGACGCACAACGTCCAAGGCCGACTGCGCAGGCGTCGACCTGAACCGCAACTGGAGCTTCCAATACGGCGCGGGCGCTTCAGAAAACGAATGCAGTGAGGTTTTCATGGGCACCGAGCCCTTCTCCGAGCCAGAGACAAAGGCCCTTCGAGATGCCATGACGAGAGTGAAGGACCAGCTAAAGTTGGTCCTGTGCCTCCACAGCTACGGCCAGCAGCTGCTCTACCCGTGGGGCTACTCCACGATGGACGTAGCACCGCACACCGACGATTTAGTGAGGGAAGGCAAAGTATTCGCGGAAGCTGCCCAATACTCGGACAACACATCCTACGCCGTGGTAAATGCCGCATCGGGCCTGTACGTCGCCTCAGGCACCACCTCAGACTGGTCTTTGGGAGCCCTGGGAGTCAAGTACTCGTACACACTTGAACTTAGAGACGAAGGAGAACAAGGGTTCCTCCTTGATCCGAGTAATATTGTTCCTTGCACCGAGGAGGTGCGGGCAGGTCTTCAGGCCCTCTTGAAGAAGATTATTTAG